The following proteins are co-located in the Polymorphospora rubra genome:
- a CDS encoding DUF885 domain-containing protein — protein MPQFAPLADRIVEALLDSDPALASSAGDHRADDRLPDLSADGVAARLAMLREAGNALAEVDADPLDRQEQVDHAILTALVERQTFELTEVRTHEWDPLRHNPGPLLYALLARPFAPVDVRLASLAGRLAAVPDALATARATLRDVPRIHAETAAGQFAGTAALVRDELPVLLDQAPGLRGRVEPVARDAVAALEDFSAWLQVDRGPGRDPRLGRPLWEARLWHTLDTELPAAEVLRRARAHLAEAGEELRAAAAELVGGPATDETVRRALDRLGAEHPDDASIVAAATRSLAATTEFVTGHDVVSPVTDPCVIQLMPEFARGVAVAYCDPPGPLETADVPTFYCIAPPPSDWPAERVESFYREYNNHMIENLTVHEAMPGHFLQLAHARRFRGTTRVRALGWSGPFVEGWAVYAEQVMTELGYGGLPVRLQQLKMRLRMSINAILDQLVHCEDLSEADGMALMTGPGFQEEGEATGKWRRALLTSTQLSTYFVGFTEVAEIGARRPAGRTRREWHDEMLAHGSPPPRHLRTLLNV, from the coding sequence ATGCCGCAGTTCGCCCCGCTCGCCGACCGGATCGTCGAAGCGCTCCTCGACAGTGACCCCGCCCTCGCCTCGTCCGCCGGTGACCACCGGGCCGACGACCGGCTGCCCGACCTGTCCGCCGACGGTGTCGCCGCCCGGCTCGCCATGCTGCGCGAGGCCGGCAACGCGCTCGCCGAGGTCGACGCCGACCCGCTCGACCGGCAGGAACAGGTCGACCACGCCATCCTGACGGCGCTGGTCGAGCGCCAGACGTTCGAACTGACCGAGGTACGCACCCACGAGTGGGATCCGCTGCGGCACAACCCCGGCCCGCTGCTGTACGCGCTGCTGGCCCGGCCGTTCGCCCCGGTCGACGTACGGCTGGCGAGCCTCGCCGGCCGGCTCGCCGCCGTACCCGACGCCCTGGCGACCGCCCGGGCGACCCTGCGGGACGTGCCGCGCATCCATGCCGAGACGGCGGCCGGCCAGTTCGCCGGGACGGCGGCGTTGGTCCGCGACGAGCTGCCGGTGCTGCTCGACCAGGCGCCCGGCCTGCGCGGCCGGGTGGAACCGGTCGCCCGGGACGCCGTCGCCGCGCTGGAGGACTTCTCGGCCTGGCTCCAGGTCGACCGCGGCCCCGGCCGTGACCCGCGGCTCGGCCGGCCGCTGTGGGAGGCCCGACTCTGGCACACCCTGGACACCGAGCTGCCCGCCGCCGAGGTGCTGCGCCGGGCGCGGGCCCACCTGGCGGAGGCGGGGGAGGAGCTGCGTGCGGCAGCCGCCGAGCTGGTCGGGGGTCCGGCCACCGACGAGACCGTACGGCGGGCCCTGGACCGGCTCGGCGCCGAGCACCCCGACGACGCGTCGATCGTGGCCGCCGCGACCCGGTCGCTGGCCGCGACGACGGAGTTCGTGACCGGTCACGACGTGGTGTCACCGGTCACCGATCCGTGCGTCATCCAGCTGATGCCGGAGTTCGCCCGGGGCGTCGCGGTCGCCTACTGCGACCCGCCCGGCCCGCTGGAGACCGCGGACGTGCCGACCTTCTACTGCATCGCGCCTCCACCGTCGGACTGGCCGGCGGAGCGGGTCGAGTCGTTCTACCGCGAATACAACAACCACATGATCGAAAACCTGACCGTCCACGAGGCGATGCCCGGCCACTTCCTGCAACTGGCCCACGCCCGGCGGTTCCGGGGTACGACCCGGGTCCGGGCGCTGGGCTGGTCGGGTCCGTTCGTGGAGGGTTGGGCGGTCTACGCCGAGCAGGTGATGACCGAACTCGGATACGGCGGCCTGCCGGTGCGGCTCCAGCAACTCAAGATGCGGCTGCGGATGTCGATCAACGCGATCCTCGACCAGCTCGTGCACTGCGAGGACCTGTCCGAGGCCGACGGGATGGCGCTGATGACCGGGCCGGGGTTCCAGGAGGAGGGCGAGGCGACCGGCAAGTGGCGGCGGGCCCTGCTCACCTCGACCCAGCTGTCGACGTACTTCGTCGGCTTCACCGAGGTCGCCGAGATCGGCGCGCGTCGACCGGCCGGCCGGACCCGGCGCGAGTGGCACGACGAGATGCTCGCGCACGGCTCGCCCCCGCCCCGCCACCTCCGCACCCTGCTGAACGTCTGA
- a CDS encoding nucleoside triphosphate pyrophosphohydrolase yields the protein MARIVLLVTSPRLPAGLLTAAAWDAVRANPVFAGADGELVTAVRAAGAEVTVTEDPAADLLAVVASGRTVVWLAGPAGDQALARELGMRLVREPGLAELELMYGSWDPPGARLLDAVAVMDRLVSPGGDPWKRAQTHASLAQFLLEECYEAYDAIEAGDLDALREELGDVLLQVVLHARLAQELPEGEGWNVDDVAGGLVEKMIRRNPHVFAGRTVEDIDEIVDNWEQIKRAEKARGSAMDGIALAQPALALAAKILQRAERAGVAVPLPAADPSPEPAAAATAPPAVDRPDALVAEHGLGVELLAIVARARAEGLDAEAALRRAALAYAEAVRAAEGSA from the coding sequence ATGGCGCGGATCGTCCTGCTGGTCACCTCGCCCCGGCTGCCGGCCGGACTGCTGACCGCGGCGGCGTGGGACGCCGTACGCGCCAATCCGGTCTTCGCCGGGGCGGACGGCGAGCTGGTCACGGCGGTCCGCGCGGCGGGCGCCGAGGTCACCGTCACCGAGGACCCGGCGGCCGACCTGCTGGCGGTCGTCGCCTCCGGTCGTACGGTGGTCTGGCTCGCCGGCCCGGCCGGTGACCAGGCGCTGGCCCGCGAGCTGGGGATGCGGCTGGTCCGCGAACCGGGGCTGGCCGAGCTGGAGCTGATGTACGGCTCGTGGGACCCGCCCGGCGCCCGGCTGCTCGACGCGGTGGCGGTGATGGACCGGCTGGTGTCGCCCGGCGGTGACCCGTGGAAGCGGGCGCAGACGCACGCCAGCCTGGCGCAGTTCCTGCTCGAGGAGTGCTACGAGGCGTACGACGCGATCGAGGCCGGTGACCTGGACGCGTTGCGTGAAGAACTGGGCGACGTGCTGCTCCAGGTGGTGCTGCACGCCCGGCTCGCGCAGGAGCTCCCCGAGGGCGAGGGATGGAACGTCGACGACGTCGCCGGCGGCCTGGTGGAGAAGATGATCCGCCGCAACCCGCACGTCTTCGCCGGCCGTACCGTCGAGGACATCGACGAGATCGTCGACAACTGGGAGCAGATCAAGCGGGCGGAGAAGGCCCGGGGCTCGGCCATGGACGGGATCGCGCTCGCCCAGCCGGCGCTGGCGCTGGCGGCGAAGATCCTGCAACGGGCGGAGCGGGCCGGCGTCGCGGTGCCGCTGCCGGCCGCCGACCCGTCCCCCGAGCCGGCCGCCGCGGCGACGGCGCCGCCTGCCGTCGACCGGCCGGACGCGTTGGTCGCCGAGCACGGCCTGGGAGTGGAACTGCTGGCGATCGTGGCGCGGGCGCGGGCCGAGGGGCTGGACGCCGAGGCGGCCCTGCGCCGGGCGGCGCTCGCCTACGCCGAGGCGGTACGCGCCGCCGAGGGTTCCGCCTGA
- a CDS encoding SurA N-terminal domain-containing protein: MQRARRLVSIAVIAALGLGGLTACRSQPGVAAYVGDRHITEERVERLYNDALEQLTAAIEQQRAAQPEQSEGPEPTEVTLPITRQDIVVTLVGADLLGGLVREKGLTATPVAVEQVVQQLRLPPTTEFAQLFAEYEGYVQALVGASQPVEPSEADLRDVYDRLAKGGGFRDPAPSFEEFVATLGTQDRQTLSQSIGLRDEVFAQVQKVDATVNPRYAPAQLALVTFQGPDGQPQPLVILPFEAKTAEPAVINR, translated from the coding sequence ATGCAGCGTGCCCGTCGTCTGGTGTCGATCGCAGTCATTGCCGCCCTGGGACTCGGCGGGCTGACCGCCTGCCGGTCGCAGCCGGGTGTCGCCGCGTACGTCGGCGACCGCCACATCACCGAGGAGCGGGTCGAGCGGCTCTACAACGACGCGCTGGAGCAGTTGACCGCCGCGATCGAGCAGCAGCGTGCCGCCCAGCCGGAGCAGTCGGAGGGGCCGGAACCGACCGAGGTGACCCTGCCGATCACCCGGCAGGACATCGTGGTGACCCTGGTCGGCGCCGATCTGCTCGGCGGCCTCGTTCGCGAGAAGGGGCTGACCGCCACCCCGGTCGCGGTCGAGCAGGTCGTGCAGCAGCTCCGACTGCCCCCGACCACCGAGTTCGCGCAGCTGTTCGCCGAGTACGAGGGCTACGTGCAGGCACTGGTCGGCGCCTCGCAGCCGGTCGAGCCGAGCGAGGCCGACCTGCGTGACGTCTACGACCGGCTGGCGAAGGGCGGCGGCTTCCGCGACCCGGCGCCGAGCTTCGAGGAGTTCGTCGCCACCCTCGGCACGCAGGACCGGCAGACGCTGTCGCAGAGCATCGGCCTGCGCGACGAGGTCTTCGCGCAGGTGCAGAAGGTCGACGCGACGGTCAACCCCCGGTACGCCCCGGCCCAGCTCGCGCTGGTCACCTTCCAGGGCCCCGACGGCCAGCCGCAGCCGCTGGTGATCCTGCCGTTCGAGGCGAAGACCGCCGAGCCCGCCGTCATCAACCGCTGA